Proteins encoded within one genomic window of Candidatus Nezhaarchaeota archaeon:
- a CDS encoding 50S ribosomal protein L13, producing MKVGQQVIVDAEGQILGRMASLVAKMLLGGQKVVIVNAEKAVISGNRRSIIEEYKEYVLSKKIWKMPEKGPKKYRRPDMIVKRVVRGMLPYKQWKGRVAYKNLRVYIGVPEEYANQPKVKFPEADVSRLAGKYITVGELAMEVGWKP from the coding sequence ATGAAAGTGGGGCAGCAAGTTATTGTTGATGCTGAAGGTCAAATACTAGGAAGAATGGCTAGCCTCGTTGCTAAGATGCTTCTTGGAGGTCAGAAAGTCGTTATAGTGAACGCAGAGAAAGCAGTTATCTCAGGCAATAGACGGTCGATAATCGAGGAGTACAAAGAGTACGTACTATCCAAGAAGATTTGGAAGATGCCTGAGAAGGGGCCTAAGAAGTATAGGAGACCTGACATGATAGTTAAGAGAGTAGTGAGAGGGATGCTCCCCTACAAGCAATGGAAGGGAAGGGTAGCTTATAAGAACTTGAGAGTCTACATAGGCGTGCCTGAGGAGTACGCTAACCAACCTAAAGTTAAGTTCCCTGAAGCCGATGTTTCGCGTCTCGCAGGGAAATACATAACTGTTGGCGAGCTAGCTATGGAGGTCGGATGGAAGCCATGA
- a CDS encoding NAD-dependent deacylase, whose protein sequence is MEPLISEVAEVLVRSKYAIALTGAGVSTESGIPDFRGPSGIWTRNPEAERRAYEVYGLFLRDPKRFWEEYLSSSSILESYIERAQPNPSHFALAELESMGVLKCIITQNIDGLHEKAGSKNVIEFHGSVYKLRCVDCGTRYPKSEFNLIKLKNEGRLPPLCTMCGGTLKPDVVYFTEPIPQDVIIRSLEEVRKCDVMLICGTSLVVYPAASLPRLAKNKTPPASIIEVNLEPTSATIEGISDYFLQGRTGEILPRIVNEVKKKLMM, encoded by the coding sequence GTGGAGCCCCTTATTAGCGAGGTTGCTGAGGTCTTAGTGAGGTCGAAGTACGCTATCGCTCTCACAGGTGCTGGTGTTTCAACGGAGTCTGGGATACCGGACTTTAGAGGGCCGTCCGGCATATGGACCAGAAACCCTGAGGCTGAGAGGAGGGCCTACGAGGTCTACGGCCTTTTCCTTAGAGATCCTAAGCGCTTTTGGGAGGAGTACTTAAGCTCCTCTTCGATTTTGGAGAGCTACATAGAGAGAGCCCAGCCAAACCCATCTCATTTCGCTTTAGCCGAGCTTGAGAGCATGGGGGTATTGAAGTGCATCATAACTCAGAACATAGATGGCTTGCATGAGAAAGCTGGTAGTAAGAACGTAATAGAGTTTCACGGAAGCGTCTACAAGCTTAGATGCGTGGATTGCGGTACTAGGTACCCAAAGAGTGAGTTCAATCTAATTAAGCTTAAAAATGAAGGAAGGTTGCCACCTCTCTGTACGATGTGTGGAGGTACTTTAAAGCCGGACGTGGTCTACTTTACAGAACCCATCCCTCAAGACGTCATAATACGAAGTTTAGAAGAAGTTCGAAAATGCGACGTCATGCTCATATGCGGTACTTCGTTGGTCGTGTATCCAGCGGCTAGCCTCCCCCGTCTTGCTAAGAATAAGACGCCTCCTGCATCGATAATTGAGGTAAATCTCGAACCAACTTCAGCTACCATCGAGGGTATCTCTGATTACTTTTTGCAAGGAAGGACCGGCGAGATCTTACCCAGGATAGTCAATGAAGTCAAGAAGAAGCTAATGATGTAA
- a CDS encoding 30S ribosomal protein S13: MSQEFRHIVRIAGVDISGGLNIEEGLAKIRGIGHTLARAIVNILDLDRTMRIGYLSDAMIKKIEDIIANPLNYGIPPWALNRQKDYKTGEYKLLIGSDLVLTVREDVERLKRIKCWRGIRHALGLKVRGQCTRTTGRVGLTVGVKKKPK, encoded by the coding sequence ATGTCTCAAGAGTTCAGGCACATAGTCAGGATCGCGGGTGTAGACATAAGTGGAGGGTTGAACATAGAAGAGGGTCTAGCTAAGATTAGGGGTATAGGTCACACTCTTGCTAGGGCGATAGTTAACATACTGGACTTAGATAGAACGATGAGGATAGGATACTTGAGCGACGCTATGATCAAGAAGATAGAGGACATCATAGCAAACCCCTTAAATTACGGTATTCCTCCTTGGGCTCTCAATAGGCAGAAGGACTACAAAACTGGAGAGTACAAGCTACTCATAGGCTCTGATCTCGTGCTCACGGTTAGAGAGGACGTTGAAAGGCTCAAGAGGATTAAGTGCTGGCGTGGTATAAGGCATGCCCTTGGTCTAAAGGTTAGAGGGCAATGTACGAGAACTACCGGTAGAGTTGGCTTGACTGTTGGAGTTAAAAAGAAGCCCAAATAG
- a CDS encoding signal peptidase I, translating into MFKLVSQVLVKVLPRAVLVAFTVLFLLTLLSRLGFPAPLGGVVVYSESMEPSIRRWDLALFVGVEPSVGDVVVYSLTPSFYVVHRYVGDHPYGSGIITKGDANPAPDPFVVSRKMLRGVVTHVVQREVWLPLLAYAVAVALIEVSRARIVGASSAMTYSTIIVFVLMVYGLTQPIPQTMQVELPVVHLSRVELNAETCILTVSYVGALQITDAELYVDGVRVEASINATQIKATIPRELAWRIGERGWTSVQVVAQLNHVGKLTGNYTIKVYPKPLSVAASNGSLIIKNPNGFPVAVNITFKYAYGVGERWRQTSTQIVVEGGESVLVDPPEGCRYAYAEVKYVLAGGERWAQVTVRY; encoded by the coding sequence GTGTTTAAGCTCGTATCTCAAGTTCTAGTCAAGGTTTTGCCAAGAGCTGTTCTAGTTGCTTTTACTGTCCTCTTTCTGCTCACGCTGCTTTCTCGTCTTGGTTTTCCAGCTCCACTTGGTGGGGTTGTAGTCTACTCCGAGAGCATGGAGCCTTCCATACGTAGGTGGGATCTAGCATTGTTCGTGGGCGTTGAGCCTTCTGTGGGGGATGTGGTGGTCTACTCGCTTACGCCAAGCTTCTACGTTGTTCACAGGTATGTTGGCGATCACCCGTACGGTAGCGGCATAATCACGAAGGGCGATGCGAACCCAGCTCCCGATCCATTCGTAGTCTCCAGGAAGATGTTGAGGGGGGTTGTAACGCACGTAGTACAGAGGGAGGTTTGGCTACCCCTCCTCGCTTATGCTGTTGCGGTAGCTCTTATTGAGGTTTCTAGAGCTAGGATTGTGGGGGCGTCATCAGCTATGACCTACTCCACGATCATAGTCTTCGTCTTAATGGTCTACGGCCTCACGCAGCCAATACCACAAACCATGCAGGTCGAGCTTCCAGTAGTCCACCTATCTAGAGTGGAGCTGAATGCTGAGACGTGCATCCTAACTGTAAGCTATGTGGGGGCCCTCCAGATAACTGATGCTGAGCTGTACGTGGATGGTGTCCGCGTAGAAGCATCCATAAACGCAACGCAGATTAAGGCAACCATACCGAGAGAGCTGGCTTGGAGGATAGGGGAGAGAGGATGGACGAGCGTTCAAGTAGTAGCTCAGCTAAACCACGTTGGCAAGCTAACGGGCAACTACACCATTAAGGTCTACCCCAAGCCTCTAAGCGTAGCTGCCTCTAATGGCTCGCTGATAATAAAGAACCCGAACGGCTTCCCAGTAGCTGTCAACATAACCTTCAAGTACGCGTACGGCGTTGGAGAGCGATGGAGGCAAACTTCAACTCAAATCGTGGTGGAGGGTGGGGAGAGCGTTCTAGTAGATCCACCTGAGGGTTGTCGATATGCATACGCTGAAGTCAAGTACGTGCTGGCTGGCGGTGAGAGATGGGCTCAAGTGACTGTGAGGTACTAA
- a CDS encoding acetyl-CoA C-acetyltransferase, translated as MREVYVAAFVRTPFSRSRPREPERDVFYKIRGDELMAMVLDEIPRRAGISKKDVDRILIGCAFPVYENWAYGGKSPALLAKYPPEVSTSLVDMQCASSLATVFYGYLEVAAGYCDVVIAGGYEHMTRVPMGAENPYIKRNDKLLSEEYRDYKMEIGFVMGLTAEELFVEANKEFGITKEDMDKWAVRSHKYAAKALEEGYFKGEILPVEAEQADGRKIIVDRDQSIRPDTSLEVVSRLPPAFKPGGVITAGNSSPLNAGASAVLLMSKEKVKEFGIEPLAKIVSYGTAGVPPYVMGKGPVPATLKALEKANLKVKDIAYWEINEAFAIVTLYAIHKLGIEPERVNIKGGAIAIGHPLAATGARLVGTLSRILQLHGGDYGVATACVGGGQGAAIVLQRV; from the coding sequence ATGAGGGAGGTTTATGTTGCTGCGTTTGTGAGAACTCCTTTCTCACGAAGTAGACCGCGAGAGCCGGAGAGAGACGTCTTCTACAAGATAAGGGGCGACGAGCTAATGGCAATGGTTCTCGACGAAATTCCAAGGCGTGCAGGCATCAGTAAGAAGGACGTCGATAGAATCCTCATAGGCTGTGCCTTTCCAGTCTATGAGAACTGGGCTTATGGTGGAAAGTCTCCAGCCCTCCTTGCAAAGTATCCACCTGAAGTTTCAACGTCACTCGTTGATATGCAGTGTGCATCCTCCTTAGCTACGGTGTTCTACGGCTACCTAGAGGTAGCAGCCGGCTACTGCGACGTAGTAATAGCAGGTGGATACGAGCACATGACTCGTGTCCCCATGGGCGCTGAGAACCCATACATCAAGAGGAACGATAAGCTGTTGAGCGAAGAGTACCGAGACTACAAGATGGAGATAGGCTTCGTGATGGGACTGACAGCTGAAGAGCTCTTCGTAGAAGCAAATAAAGAGTTCGGGATAACCAAAGAGGACATGGACAAGTGGGCTGTGAGAAGCCATAAGTACGCAGCAAAGGCACTTGAGGAAGGATACTTTAAAGGAGAAATACTACCCGTTGAAGCTGAGCAAGCCGACGGTAGGAAGATAATTGTTGATCGTGATCAATCAATACGCCCAGACACATCACTCGAAGTGGTCTCAAGGCTTCCACCAGCCTTTAAGCCAGGTGGAGTAATAACGGCAGGCAACTCTTCACCATTAAATGCTGGAGCATCAGCCGTGCTACTTATGAGCAAAGAGAAGGTCAAAGAGTTCGGCATTGAGCCTCTAGCAAAGATCGTGAGTTATGGAACGGCTGGCGTACCACCATACGTAATGGGTAAGGGCCCAGTACCAGCTACCCTTAAAGCCTTGGAGAAAGCGAACTTGAAGGTCAAAGACATAGCATATTGGGAGATAAACGAGGCCTTCGCAATAGTAACGCTATACGCAATACATAAACTTGGAATAGAGCCTGAGAGAGTGAACATCAAGGGAGGAGCGATAGCCATAGGTCATCCCCTCGCTGCCACGGGTGCACGCCTTGTAGGAACACTTTCACGTATACTTCAACTTCACGGCGGAGATTATGGAGTTGCAACAGCTTGTGTTGGCGGTGGACAGGGGGCAGCAATAGTACTTCAAAGAGTATGA
- a CDS encoding 4Fe-4S ferredoxin, translated as MATSVTSPLLKGKDVVIYSKCLPNEHPNIFEDVVKDKTALCVCMSEEHLDKVGFKIATIMAYAEPNSITILTMDGSPHCTQLHAIAEQAKRMTKINMKITHLVVERGVLVEISGQAVYLSRHLSKIEELLRDVARKNL; from the coding sequence ATGGCCACGAGTGTGACGAGCCCCCTCTTGAAGGGTAAAGATGTTGTGATATACAGCAAGTGTTTACCGAATGAGCATCCAAACATCTTTGAAGATGTGGTGAAAGATAAGACGGCACTTTGCGTGTGTATGAGCGAGGAGCACTTAGATAAGGTGGGCTTCAAAATAGCTACGATAATGGCTTACGCGGAGCCGAACTCGATAACGATATTGACGATGGATGGTTCGCCTCACTGCACACAACTACACGCAATAGCTGAGCAAGCAAAGAGGATGACCAAGATCAACATGAAGATCACGCACTTAGTCGTAGAAAGAGGGGTTCTAGTGGAGATTTCAGGTCAAGCCGTTTATTTATCAAGACATCTATCAAAGATAGAGGAGCTCTTAAGAGACGTTGCAAGGAAAAACCTATAA
- a CDS encoding MFS transporter, translating into MSKRMIAALTLSMFIATTAMGIVNPIVPLYAKKLGATYTDLGLIGVAWSAPYCVFPILAGMWSDKVGRLKLFLVGVVSSAIFPLLLLSSSSPFHIALSRLLHGVGLSFLWAPGEALISDVTNKDERTRYLGLFSASWAMGYFLGPLLSALIVEQARYEGVFWLSFLVGIASPFALLLAGGDVKSMCTVRGRAVELMKRAVVKGLPLYVVATTSSMVIAIVYSIYPAYLSKLMFTDAEVSMFMSIIAATRALGFWSISLLPRLEERNVIIVGLLSQAIASLLITYSRDYVLVALSMAIMGYAVGVQMPPITSAISRLLEGEAGLSIGIMEAMFGIGWVVGPGVGGFLADFTTWDPAPYLFMSFASFAALLCFIHARSTWKIEKSP; encoded by the coding sequence ATGTCTAAGAGAATGATAGCTGCTCTGACTTTATCGATGTTCATTGCAACCACGGCCATGGGCATTGTTAACCCTATAGTTCCGTTATACGCCAAGAAACTTGGAGCGACATACACAGACCTAGGACTTATAGGTGTAGCCTGGTCGGCTCCCTACTGCGTATTTCCCATACTTGCTGGCATGTGGAGTGACAAAGTCGGTAGGCTGAAGTTATTTCTTGTGGGTGTTGTGAGCAGCGCCATTTTTCCTCTCCTCCTACTGTCTTCGAGCTCCCCCTTCCACATAGCGCTGTCCAGGCTCCTTCATGGAGTTGGGTTGTCGTTTCTATGGGCTCCCGGTGAAGCCCTAATCTCCGACGTGACTAATAAAGATGAAAGAACTCGGTATCTTGGTCTCTTTAGTGCTTCATGGGCCATGGGTTACTTTCTTGGACCCCTGCTGAGTGCATTGATAGTTGAGCAAGCGAGGTACGAGGGGGTCTTCTGGCTTTCATTCCTCGTGGGCATAGCCTCACCCTTCGCGCTATTGTTAGCTGGTGGTGATGTTAAATCAATGTGCACCGTTAGAGGGAGAGCTGTCGAGCTCATGAAGAGAGCTGTAGTCAAGGGTCTACCTCTCTACGTAGTTGCAACAACCTCCAGCATGGTCATAGCTATAGTCTACAGCATCTACCCAGCTTATCTGTCGAAACTAATGTTCACCGATGCCGAGGTCTCCATGTTCATGAGCATAATAGCTGCTACCAGAGCTTTAGGCTTCTGGTCAATAAGCTTATTGCCAAGGCTTGAGGAGAGGAACGTGATAATCGTCGGCTTACTGTCCCAAGCCATCGCATCTCTTCTCATAACGTACTCTCGAGACTATGTACTAGTAGCGCTATCTATGGCGATAATGGGCTACGCTGTTGGGGTACAAATGCCCCCAATTACCTCAGCCATATCGAGATTGCTTGAGGGCGAAGCTGGCCTGTCAATAGGTATAATGGAGGCGATGTTTGGCATTGGGTGGGTTGTGGGTCCGGGGGTTGGAGGCTTCTTAGCTGACTTTACCACATGGGATCCAGCTCCATACTTGTTCATGAGCTTCGCAAGTTTCGCAGCACTCCTCTGCTTTATTCATGCAAGGTCCACGTGGAAGATTGAAAAGTCTCCTTGA
- a CDS encoding DNA-directed RNA polymerase subunit D, with translation MEVELLERGDYELRFIIRGVSTAFVNSLRRAAISEVPTMAIEDVVILTNSSVLFDEIIAHRLSLIPLTTPKEGYVMPKDCECRGSGCSKCQVRLYLDVKAEYPMVVYAENLLSDDPNVRPVYGKIPIVVLEEGQSLVLEAYAQLGLGKDHAKWQPVSACAYKYYPRIDIKSDLCDGCGKCVEACAKSVLKLDDKVKVTDILKCTLCGDCVETCPKGAIEVDKVDNSFIFYLETTGTMTAEDVIIKAADVLIDKAKSFIKALEEAT, from the coding sequence ATGGAGGTAGAGCTATTAGAGAGGGGGGATTACGAGCTTCGCTTCATAATTAGAGGGGTCAGCACAGCCTTCGTGAACTCTTTGAGGAGAGCTGCGATTTCTGAGGTCCCCACCATGGCTATAGAGGACGTTGTCATACTTACTAATTCATCGGTTTTATTCGATGAGATCATAGCTCATAGGCTGAGCTTGATACCCTTAACAACTCCTAAAGAGGGCTACGTGATGCCTAAGGATTGTGAGTGTCGAGGCTCTGGATGCTCTAAGTGCCAAGTGAGGCTTTACTTGGATGTTAAAGCCGAATACCCGATGGTGGTTTACGCTGAAAACTTGCTCTCCGATGACCCCAACGTGAGGCCGGTATATGGCAAAATACCCATAGTCGTGCTGGAGGAAGGTCAGTCACTAGTCCTCGAAGCTTACGCTCAACTAGGATTGGGTAAAGATCATGCTAAGTGGCAACCTGTTTCGGCTTGCGCTTACAAGTACTATCCAAGGATAGACATTAAGAGCGATCTGTGCGATGGATGCGGGAAATGCGTCGAAGCATGTGCTAAGTCTGTGCTGAAACTAGATGACAAGGTTAAGGTAACTGACATCTTGAAGTGCACGTTATGTGGTGACTGTGTGGAGACTTGCCCTAAAGGGGCTATAGAGGTCGATAAGGTCGATAACTCATTCATATTTTACTTAGAAACGACAGGAACTATGACTGCTGAAGACGTAATTATTAAAGCCGCCGACGTCCTCATAGACAAAGCTAAGAGCTTCATAAAGGCTTTGGAGGAGGCTACATGA
- a CDS encoding ribonuclease P protein component 1: MPITPQNILNHELIGLRVKVVKSTHQGYVGIEGLVVDETMKTIKVMDDKGEIKVVPKNCCTFRFKLPDNVIVEVEGPYLLGRPEDRVKRVVKRRW; this comes from the coding sequence ATGCCGATAACACCGCAAAACATCCTAAACCATGAATTGATAGGCTTAAGGGTCAAGGTGGTCAAGAGCACGCATCAAGGATACGTGGGGATCGAGGGATTGGTCGTAGATGAGACGATGAAGACCATAAAGGTGATGGATGATAAAGGGGAAATTAAGGTAGTACCCAAAAATTGCTGCACGTTCAGGTTCAAGCTCCCCGACAACGTCATAGTTGAGGTTGAAGGACCATATCTCCTAGGTAGACCTGAAGATAGGGTAAAGCGTGTGGTTAAGAGGCGCTGGTAG
- a CDS encoding DUF3786 domain-containing protein, whose translation MQIKAETMNRLKSLMSSVSRSHAPLIARAIGGELIIDGARFLKTNVLGVNYEVKLANGDLKVDIYDPLGRGEDVSRLLTYVVNALERALQGKLAPSKKGLISLMQLAGGHAARLYEKKIIDFLTIEMDGSLREEVEKAVKDVGGVLVEHLSATWSFEVTPVDGVRVRIAFWQGEEGMPSGAAVLVGEEVKEIDVRIEELITMIEMIVNRFVLFYRRETGRPPRLFHSLYL comes from the coding sequence ATGCAGATCAAGGCTGAAACTATGAATAGGCTTAAATCACTTATGAGCAGTGTATCACGATCGCACGCTCCTTTAATAGCAAGAGCTATTGGCGGAGAGCTTATCATTGACGGTGCTAGATTCCTGAAAACCAACGTGCTAGGAGTGAATTATGAAGTTAAGCTCGCTAACGGCGACTTAAAGGTAGACATTTACGATCCACTGGGTAGAGGAGAGGACGTCTCAAGACTTTTAACGTACGTGGTTAATGCCTTAGAGAGAGCTCTTCAAGGAAAGCTAGCCCCCTCAAAGAAGGGATTAATAAGCTTAATGCAATTAGCTGGAGGACACGCCGCGAGACTCTACGAAAAGAAGATCATAGACTTCTTAACGATCGAAATGGATGGATCACTACGTGAAGAAGTCGAGAAGGCCGTCAAAGACGTGGGGGGCGTGCTGGTTGAGCACTTGAGCGCCACGTGGAGCTTCGAGGTCACGCCAGTAGATGGAGTGAGGGTAAGGATAGCTTTCTGGCAAGGAGAAGAGGGAATGCCTTCAGGCGCAGCAGTACTTGTAGGAGAGGAGGTCAAGGAAATTGATGTACGAATTGAGGAGCTCATAACGATGATAGAGATGATCGTAAACAGGTTCGTCCTATTCTACAGGAGAGAAACAGGAAGACCTCCAAGACTCTTTCACTCCCTCTACCTCTAA
- a CDS encoding PaaI family thioesterase, protein MERWLESVSSAPWYRLIGMKPRFRNGEIVVELDLEEKHHQVLGVAHGGVVASVLDSAIALNVNKELIKVGRVAVTAQLNVHYLKPVSRGRIVGVGRPLHIGNRIAVGYGEAMIGDDLIATATALLVIR, encoded by the coding sequence ATGGAGAGATGGCTTGAGAGCGTTTCCTCGGCTCCTTGGTACAGACTCATAGGGATGAAGCCTAGGTTTAGAAATGGGGAGATAGTAGTTGAGCTCGATCTCGAGGAAAAGCATCACCAGGTTCTGGGAGTAGCACATGGCGGTGTTGTAGCCAGCGTACTTGATTCTGCCATCGCTTTAAACGTGAACAAGGAGCTGATTAAGGTTGGGAGAGTTGCTGTAACAGCTCAGCTTAATGTTCACTACTTGAAACCCGTATCGAGGGGGAGGATTGTAGGGGTTGGGAGACCATTACACATCGGTAATAGGATAGCTGTTGGCTACGGCGAAGCGATGATCGGCGATGACTTAATAGCTACAGCCACGGCCTTGCTTGTAATAAGATAA
- the deoC gene encoding deoxyribose-phosphate aldolase has product MTLAKRIDYTNVKPNATLREIEELCQEAMELGVRAVCVNPCYVSYARKFVRGGVLVCAAIDLPFGSSKIEVKRRAVEEAMADGADEVDYVINVGMLKSGFKEYVVREAQEILKGARGGVVKAIIETGYLTVDEIKSVSVSLAEVGVHFIKTCTGYGPRGVTVEDVKVIKEALRGKAGIKAAGGVRSRQMARALIEAGADIIGTSTARQLLRP; this is encoded by the coding sequence ATGACTCTCGCTAAGCGCATAGACTATACGAATGTCAAGCCCAATGCAACGCTTCGTGAAATTGAGGAGCTATGTCAAGAAGCCATGGAGCTCGGTGTTAGGGCTGTGTGCGTAAACCCTTGCTACGTGAGCTATGCGAGGAAGTTCGTTAGAGGTGGAGTGTTGGTATGTGCTGCCATAGACCTACCCTTCGGCTCATCGAAGATCGAGGTTAAGAGGAGAGCTGTTGAGGAAGCCATGGCTGATGGAGCCGACGAAGTGGACTATGTCATCAATGTAGGAATGCTGAAGAGTGGCTTCAAAGAGTACGTTGTGCGTGAAGCACAAGAGATACTCAAAGGAGCACGCGGAGGAGTCGTCAAGGCAATAATTGAAACCGGTTACCTCACGGTGGATGAAATTAAGAGCGTGTCCGTAAGTCTAGCTGAAGTGGGCGTCCACTTCATAAAGACTTGCACCGGCTATGGACCGAGAGGGGTGACGGTAGAAGACGTTAAGGTGATTAAAGAGGCATTGAGGGGTAAGGCTGGAATAAAAGCAGCGGGAGGGGTAAGAAGTCGACAAATGGCACGAGCACTCATTGAAGCAGGAGCAGACATCATAGGGACGAGCACAGCAAGACAGCTGTTAAGACCTTGA
- a CDS encoding CoA-binding protein — MNEELIREFLDRRNVFAVVGASRDPQKYGYQVYRDLKSAGYKVYPVNPNAQEVLGDKCYPSLKELPAKPDVVVTVVPPQVTELVVEECKELGVRKIWMQPGSESEKAVEYCEKNNIAVVHGACIMIERKRRL; from the coding sequence ATGAACGAAGAATTGATCAGAGAGTTCTTGGATAGACGGAATGTATTTGCAGTAGTTGGAGCTAGCCGCGACCCTCAAAAGTACGGCTACCAAGTGTATAGGGATCTTAAGAGCGCTGGCTACAAAGTCTATCCTGTAAACCCCAACGCTCAAGAGGTTTTAGGCGATAAATGCTATCCAAGCCTTAAGGAGCTGCCCGCGAAGCCCGACGTTGTCGTAACAGTGGTTCCACCACAAGTGACGGAGCTAGTAGTTGAAGAGTGCAAGGAGCTTGGGGTAAGGAAGATATGGATGCAGCCAGGATCCGAATCGGAGAAGGCAGTAGAGTACTGCGAGAAGAACAATATAGCGGTGGTTCACGGAGCTTGCATAATGATTGAGAGGAAAAGGAGGCTCTAA
- a CDS encoding 30S ribosomal protein S4, which translates to MGDPKKSRKTWRGPRHPWKRDALRREMELLGIYGLRNKRELWKSMTILRKIRHQARRLLAQKDEKQTRELLAKLHRLGLLPANATLDDVLSLKVEDILERRLQTIVFRKGLAKSMHHARQLIVHGHVAIGGMRVRTPNRLLTIDEERLVHLVGQPIPVEHGER; encoded by the coding sequence TTGGGGGATCCTAAGAAGTCGAGGAAGACGTGGAGGGGCCCTCGCCACCCCTGGAAGAGGGATGCTCTTAGGAGGGAGATGGAGCTCCTCGGAATATATGGGCTTAGGAATAAGCGTGAGCTTTGGAAGTCCATGACCATTCTTAGAAAGATAAGGCATCAAGCTAGGAGACTTCTAGCTCAGAAGGATGAGAAGCAAACTCGAGAGCTCTTAGCTAAACTGCATAGGCTTGGCTTGCTACCAGCTAATGCGACGCTCGACGACGTCCTGTCCTTGAAGGTTGAGGATATATTAGAGAGAAGGCTTCAGACAATAGTTTTTAGGAAAGGCTTAGCTAAGAGCATGCATCACGCCCGTCAATTAATAGTTCACGGACATGTAGCCATAGGAGGCATGAGGGTGAGGACTCCTAACAGACTACTCACAATAGATGAAGAGAGACTCGTCCACTTAGTGGGGCAGCCGATACCAGTTGAGCATGGCGAGAGGTGA
- a CDS encoding 50S ribosomal protein L18e, producing the protein MREIRATNPLIKRVIITLRRAYRQHHARIWKDLIERINRPRRKRIVVNVSRINRYTQVNDVVVVPGKVLGAGVIDHPVTVAALWFSKTAKEKIGRAGGRTLTIEQLILERPTGSGVKIIG; encoded by the coding sequence ATGAGGGAGATAAGGGCAACTAACCCTCTAATTAAGAGAGTTATCATAACGTTGAGGAGGGCTTACAGGCAACATCACGCCAGGATATGGAAGGACCTCATTGAGAGGATTAATAGGCCTAGGAGGAAGAGGATAGTCGTGAACGTAAGTAGGATAAATAGATATACGCAAGTCAACGATGTAGTTGTCGTACCTGGCAAGGTTCTAGGTGCTGGAGTAATAGATCACCCCGTGACCGTAGCTGCACTATGGTTCTCCAAGACCGCTAAGGAGAAGATAGGGAGAGCTGGTGGGAGGACCTTGACCATCGAGCAATTAATATTGGAGAGACCTACTGGTAGCGGTGTCAAAATAATAGGGTGA
- a CDS encoding 30S ribosomal protein S11: protein MSSSTPTSSQTTTQTTTPKTLNWGIAWIYASFNNTIILITDITGSETIARASGGMVVKADREKPSPYAAMLAATKAAKMAMERGINAIHIRVRAPGGSGPKIPGPGAQAAIRALARAGLIIGSIEDVTPIPHDHIRKPGGRRGRRV, encoded by the coding sequence ATGTCGTCCTCCACACCAACTTCTAGTCAAACAACTACCCAAACGACCACACCGAAGACCCTTAACTGGGGGATAGCTTGGATATACGCCAGCTTTAATAATACAATAATTTTGATAACCGACATAACTGGTTCTGAGACCATTGCTAGAGCTTCTGGTGGTATGGTTGTAAAAGCTGATAGGGAGAAGCCATCACCATACGCAGCTATGCTAGCAGCAACTAAGGCGGCTAAGATGGCCATGGAAAGGGGGATAAATGCCATCCACATTAGGGTTAGAGCTCCAGGCGGAAGTGGCCCCAAGATACCAGGTCCAGGAGCTCAAGCTGCTATAAGGGCGTTAGCTAGAGCTGGCTTGATCATAGGTAGCATAGAGGACGTCACGCCAATACCTCACGATCACATAAGGAAGCCGGGTGGCAGACGCGGTAGGAGAGTGTAG